The following are from one region of the Henckelia pumila isolate YLH828 unplaced genomic scaffold, ASM3356847v2 CTG_429, whole genome shotgun sequence genome:
- the LOC140871174 gene encoding uncharacterized protein, with translation MAANSQQFGTNRSDPAPRKRNGQIARVCGICTQVGHATDMCPTLQEGSAEQVNAAGGFPGPPQQKYDPYSNTYNPGWRDHPNLRFGNPPEIKLIGRRTLHHSVLRFLRQDTKTSIQNLNTQMGQLAAAISKLEAQNSSRLPSQTVVNPKENVSAITLRSGKELQIQDGLVKEPVETEREKESKVKEREPIPKEAPRALRDSRKNEGIKELYETFRRCEGNIPLLDAIKQVSAVIQRKVPTKCKDPGMFSIPCQIGGVQLDTAMLDLGASINVMPYSVYASLNLGPLNETDIVIQMADRSTIFPRGLLEDVLVEVGDLVFPADFYVLDMKSNELNSPILLGRPFLKNSKSIIDVDNGNLTMEFDGKIAKFDIFDTLKIPTRESVVNILVTPAEISTAENFFSDMQALKTATKCPSDNAKRMPMRKEKRGQGASTSKKLTQQMLGTKFSEKCFKWVKVDKGTKFKPP, from the exons atggctgccaattctcagcaatttggcaccaacagaagtGATCCTGCACCAAGGAAGA ggaatggacagattGCAAGGGTATGTGGAATTTGCACTCAAGTgggacatgcaactgacatgtgtcccactctTCAAGAGGGATCTGCGGAGCAAGTCAATGCAGCAGGAGGATTTCCAGGGCCACCTCAGCAGAAGTATGATCCTTACTCtaacacatacaatccaggtTGGAGGGATCATCCAAACCTCAGATTTGGCAATCCTCCAGaaatcaagcttataggccgCCGTACCCTCCACCACAGCGTCCTCCGATTCCTACGCCAG GACACCAAGACGAGcatccaaaacttaaatacCCAAATGGGGCAGCTCGCTGCAGCAATTAGCAAGTTGGAAGCACAAAATTCCAGCCGTTTGCCTTCACAAACAGTGGTGAATCCGAAGGAGAACGTGAGTGCTATCactttgaggagtggaaaggagCTGCAGATTCAAGACGGATTGGTCAAAGAACCGGTAGAGACTGAAAGGGAAAAAGAATCTAAGGTGAAGGAGCGTGAGCCCATTCCTAAAGAAGCACcgagag ctttAAGGGACTCTAGGAAAAATGAGGGGATAAAGGAgctctatgaaacttttcgtagatgcgaGGGAAACATTCCactgttagatgctattaagcaa gtTTCTGCCGTTATTCAAAGAAAGGTacctacaaaatgcaaggacccaGGTATGTTCTCGATTCCATGTCAAATAGGAGGTGTTCAGCTTGATACGGCCatgctagatttaggagcatctATTAACGTCATgccatactctgtttatgcttccttaaatcTTGGGCCTTTGAATGAAACTGATATTGTTATCCAAATGGCTGATCGATCTACTATTTTTCCAAGGGGTTTGTTAGAAGATGTTTTAGTAGAAGTTGGTGACTTGGTCTTTCCAGCTGATTTCTATGTTCTTGACATGAAAAGTAATGAAttgaatagtcctattttgttaggaagaccatttttgaaaaattctaaGTCTATCATAGATGTTGATAACGGTAATCTCACGATGGAATTCGATGGAAAAATTgctaaatttgatatttttgataccctgaAAATTCCTACCcgtgaaagtgttgttaatatTCTTGTAACACCTGCTGAAATTTCTACTGCTGAAAACTTTTTCTCTGATATGCAGGCACTAAAAACTGCGACAAAATGTCCTTCTGATAACGCGAAAAGAATGCCCATGAGAAAAGAGAAACGGGGTCAAGGAGCTAGCACCTCCAAGAAATTGACGCAGCAAATGCTTGGGAcaaaattttctgaaaaatgTTTCAAATGGGTGAAGGTTGACAAAGGAACCAAATTTAAACCACCCTGA